The DNA sequence GATCCGCATCGGCGGCTTTACCATCAGGGACTTCCACGGCAAGAACCGGGTGCTCACCGTGCCGGAGATCTTTATCTATTCTTCCAATATCGGCACCGCCCGCATGGCCGACCTCGTCGGCATCGATGGACATCAGGAGTTCTTGACCCGTATGGGGCTGTTGACGCGGATGCAGACCGAGCTGCCGGAAGTGGCAACGCCGCACCAGCCCGATGTCTGGAAAAAGATCAATTCGATCACCATTTCCTTTGGCCATGGCGTATCGACAACGCCGTTGCAGACTGCAGTTGCCGCAGCGGCGCTGATGAATGGCGGCAAGCTGATCGAACCAACCTTTCTGCCGCGAACTGTTGCGGAAGCCGACAAAGTTGCTGTCAATGTGATCGCGCCATCGACCAGTGAGAGCATGCGCTACCTGATGGAGCTCAATGTCGCCAAGGGCTCCGGACGACGCGCAGAGGTTGACGGTTTTCATGTCGGCGGCAAGACCGGCACAGCGGAAAAAGTGGTCAATGGCCGCTATTCCTCAGCCGTGCGTTTCAATGCCTTCCTCTCGGCATTCCCGATCGACGACCCTCAATATGTGGTGCTGGTGGTGGTTGATGAACCCAAACCCGAGGAAGGCCAACATTACGCAACTGCTGGCATGAATGCGGCGCCCATGGTGAGCGCCATCATTCGGCGCTCTGCAGGCTTCCTCGGCGTCAAGCCGCAATTCGGAAACGGTACGCAGGAACTGTCTTTGTCATACTGAAAACACATGTGGCGGCCAGGGCATCGTCAGCTACAATCGAAACGCAACCCGCCGCGCCAACGAAAGACCAGTGCATTCCATGAAACTGTCCGCCTTGATTTCCGCCCTGCCGCCAGAAACCTTTACCACCGGGCAGGCGGCCGTGCCTGATCTGTCCGTGACCGGGCTGACAGCCGACAGCCGGGCGGTTGAACCGGGAAATGTGTTTTTTGCCCTGGCGGGTGTGAAGACCGATGGCGCAAAATATGCCCTGCAGGCCATCACCAGTGGCGCCGTGGCAATTGTTGCAGCACCTGATGCCGAGCTTTCAGACATAGCTATTCCTGTGCTGCGGGCGACAGATCCGCGGCTGGCGCTGGCGCGGATGGCGGCGGCGTTGTTCGGACCGCAGCCGCGCGTGATTGCGGCAGTTACTGGTACGGCTGGCAAAACCTCGGTCGCCTCCTTCCTACGCCAGATATGGGCCCATGCAGGTGAACAGGCGGCCATGATCGGAACCACCGGAGTTGTAGCGCCCGGGCGGATTGATTATGCCACCCTGACCACGCCCGATCCTGTGGCACTGCACCGGCTTCTCGCCGACCTCGCCAGCGAAGGCGTCACCCATGCGGCGATGGAAGCATCGAGCCATGGTCTCGACCAGCGCCGGCTTGATGGTGTGGCGCTCGGCGTTGCGGGATTTACCAATCTGGGTCGCGATCATCTCGACTATCATCCGAGCATGGACGACTATTTTGCCGCCAAGATGCGGCTGTTCGATACGCTTCTGCCCAAGGGCGCGCCGGCGGTGATCTTTGCCGATGATGCCTGGTCGGAACGCGCCGTCGAAGCCGCCGAACGCGCAGGCTCCAGGGTGCTCACCGTTGGCCGCAAGGGCGGTTTTTTGAGCCTCAAGCGGGTCGAGCATCTGCGCCACAAGCAAATTGCCGAAGTTCACTATGACGGCCGCATCTTCGAGGTGCATCTGCCGCTGGCCGGTGATTTCCAGATCTCCAACGCGTTGGTCGCCGCCGGCATGGCAATCGCCACCGGTACATCCGCCGATCAGGTGATGGCGGCACTCGAACATCTGACCGGT is a window from the Hoeflea sp. IMCC20628 genome containing:
- a CDS encoding UDP-N-acetylmuramoyl-L-alanyl-D-glutamate--2,6-diaminopimelate ligase yields the protein MKLSALISALPPETFTTGQAAVPDLSVTGLTADSRAVEPGNVFFALAGVKTDGAKYALQAITSGAVAIVAAPDAELSDIAIPVLRATDPRLALARMAAALFGPQPRVIAAVTGTAGKTSVASFLRQIWAHAGEQAAMIGTTGVVAPGRIDYATLTTPDPVALHRLLADLASEGVTHAAMEASSHGLDQRRLDGVALGVAGFTNLGRDHLDYHPSMDDYFAAKMRLFDTLLPKGAPAVIFADDAWSERAVEAAERAGSRVLTVGRKGGFLSLKRVEHLRHKQIAEVHYDGRIFEVHLPLAGDFQISNALVAAGMAIATGTSADQVMAALEHLTGASGRLELIGSTAEGAPAYVDYAHKPEALENVLEAVRPFTTGKIIVVFGCGGDRDRGKRPIMGEIANRLADVAIVTDDNPRSENPAAIRAEIMQAATGATEIGDRAEAIRQAVVQLKAGDTLIVAGKGHEQGQTVGDKVLPFSDHAEIRKALEGLKA